The region TTTTTTGTTTTTAGAAAAAAATCAATTTTAAATAAAAATTGCAAATAAGTGTATTAAAAATACACTAGAATATAAATAAGTGTTTTATAAAGATGCTTAATTTATTAAGTTTTATTAAAGTTAGGTATGAATAACTTTATACATTAAATTACTTGCAATATTTGATGCGCTATATTTAATGTTTTCAGCATTTTCACCTTCAAAAAGTTCATCTACAGTTTCGCTAAAAATAGCAAACCAATGATTAAAATGCTTTTCTGTTAGTGGGCTTTTGTTATGTAATTCTTTATGAACCATCATGGGATTTCCTTTAAACGATCCTGTTCCAAATAAAAT is a window of Myroides sp. JBRI-B21084 DNA encoding:
- a CDS encoding group III truncated hemoglobin — encoded protein: MTKNDILNSNDIKILVDRFYEKVQKDTTLGYLFNNVAQTNWQVHLPKMYAFWEVILFGTGSFKGNPMMVHKELHNKSPLTEKHFNHWFAIFSETVDELFEGENAENIKYSASNIASNLMYKVIHT